The Staphylococcus sp. KG4-3 genome has a window encoding:
- a CDS encoding MarR family winged helix-turn-helix transcriptional regulator yields MSEPLNLKEQLCFSLYNAQRQVNRYYSNNVFKKYKLTYPQFLVLTILWGESPVNVKKVVTELALDTGTVSPLLKRMEQVDLIKRERSEVDQREVFIHLTDKSEAIRPELDTACQDVAVASSLDEDESKELNRLLAKVIDAFTEEKAK; encoded by the coding sequence ATGTCTGAACCACTTAATTTAAAGGAACAACTTTGTTTCAGTTTGTATAACGCTCAAAGACAAGTAAATCGCTACTACTCTAATAATGTCTTTAAGAAATACAAACTAACATACCCACAATTTTTAGTACTTACTATTCTTTGGGGTGAATCACCTGTCAATGTCAAAAAAGTCGTTACAGAATTGGCGCTTGATACTGGTACTGTATCTCCATTACTTAAGAGAATGGAACAAGTTGATTTAATCAAACGTGAACGTTCTGAAGTTGATCAACGTGAAGTATTTATCCATTTGACTGATAAGAGCGAAGCAATTCGTCCAGAATTAGATACTGCATGTCAAGATGTTGCAGTTGCATCTTCTCTTGATGAAGATGAATCTAAAGAATTAAATAGATTACTTGCAAAAGTAATCGATGCCTTTACTGAAGAAAAAGCAAAATAA